In the genome of Cyanobacteria bacterium GSL.Bin1, the window GTTTTAGCCTTAGGCGGATCCCTTCATCCTATGTCTGTTTTCAAAGAATTCCGTGGTCGCGAACCGCAAACGGAACCCTTATTAAGACACAGTGGTTTAACCCCGGCCACTTAATCTTCTCTCCCCCTTCACCACCAGCTTAAAACGCAATTTTTCTACATAAGAAGAGCACTCTGGTGGTGATATCCTAGACTTACCCGACATAATTTAATACGATCATAAAATCATGAGTGTAATTAGCGAAGTTATCCTCAAAGCTGACGACGAACTGCGTTATCCCACCAGTGGCGAACTGAAAGGAATCGAAGAATTCCTCAAAACTGGTGAACAAAGAGTACAAATCGCGCAAACTTTAGCTGAAAACGAAAAGAAAATTGTTGACCAAGCCAGTAAACAACTCTGGAAACTGCATCCCGAATATATTGCCCCAGGTGGAAATGCTTTTGGATCTCGGGAACGTTCCCTTTGCATCCGAGATTACGGTTGGTATTTGCGTCTCATCACTTATGGCATTATTGCTGGGGATAAACAGCCCATCGAAAGTATTGGTTTAGTGGGAGTCCGGGAAATGTATAATGCCCTTGATGTTCCGGTTCCTGGTATGGCAGATGCGATTAAGTGTCTCAAAGAGGCGTCTCTCGGCTTACTCAGTGACGAAGAAGCACAAGAAGCGGGTCCCTACTTCGACTATATTATCCAAGCGATGTCTTAAGGAATTATCAATCCTGATCAGGAGACGCATTCGTCACGAGTGCGTCTCTTTTTTGTTCAGAAACTGGCTCGATCAATATGCGCAAAATTCCTTTGGTTTCTTTTATTTTACTCCTACTGGCTTGTGCCGTTTTTGGCTGGGTTCTTTCCACTGCCACTGAAGCTTTTTGGGTTTGGCTCATTGCCGGCAGTTTTTTATTACTCATGGATGCTGGATTAACCGCTCCTTTAACCTTAATTGAAATCTTTTTTGGCAGTTGGTTAACCTCTGATAAACGAGCATTTGTGACGGTTTTAATCTTTGCCTTTGGGTTTGTTTTCGCCATTACTTGGATTCATATTTTTGCCCGGGTGCTGGTGTTACTAGCGGCAGGAACCTTATTTCGTTTAGATTTACAACGGGCAAAATTTCGGCGTTGGCAAGCCTTAACTATTTTATTATTAACTTGTGTTGTGGGTTACGCGATTGGAATTTTTACTCACGAGCTTTTCGCTTGAGATCAACCCATTTTTTTGCTTCTCGTATCGCTTGCACTCGGCTTTTAGCCGCTGGTGTTGTCATTGCCCAACCATACTCATATCCCACCCAGGCTGAATACGTAATCAGATCTTCTTCTTCATCAATACAAATTTCGATGGTAAAACCATGATAGGCAAACGCAAGCACTTTTTTAGGGTAGTGGGGATCAAGAATAATGGTCATTATTTTACGAAATATCTAAATTAAATTGATGTAGGGTGTGTGTATTGAGCACACCCTACCTTCACAGGCAGCCATTTCTATTGGAAATGACTAACACTCAATCGCAAGCCGCTTGAAATTTTTGGTTACCCAATTTCAGCAGCAAGATTCAACCCCATTCCGGAGTTTAAAAAAGTGTAATCTGTTGACTTAAACCTATTTTGCCTTAGCAAAATTTTCGGCAGCAAATTCCCAATTGACTACCTGGTCTAAAAAGGCGTCAATATAAGTGCCCCGCTGATTTTGATAGTCTAAATAGTAGGCATGTTCCCAAACATCCATGGTGAGGAGAGGGGTTTGTCCTTTGGTAAGCGGATTATCAGCATTGAGAGTTTTCGTAACTTGGAGTTTACCTTGATCCAGTACCAGCCAAGCCCAACCACTACCAAATTGACCGGTTCCTGCCGCTTTAAATGCTTCTTTGAATTTTTCAAAGCTACCAAAATCGGCATCAATTTTTTGGGCTAATTCCCCAGTTGGTTTACCTCCACCATTGGGTTTCATGGAGTTCCAATAAAACGTATGATTCCAAGCTTGGGCACCGGTATTAAAGATTGGTGTTTTACTTTCATCACCGGCAACCATTTTAATCACGTCTTCAATGGGTTTATTGTCTAATTCTGTTCCTTCAACCGCAGCATTATATTTACTGACATACCCCGCATGATGTTTATCGTGATGAAATTCGAGTGTGGATTTGGAAATTGCCGGTTCTAAAGCAGTGTAATCGTAAGGGAGTGGGGGTAGTTCATATCCCATGATTGGTTCGTCCTCAGTTAAGAAAAAATCTGTTCTAGGGACGATGGTAAGTCAAAATTTTTGTTAATGTAATCCCTATCCCCCCCAGGGGATTTTTTGCGCTTTCATAGCAAAGGATTGAATAAAATGCATCGTCATTGGTCGAAATTTTTAGGAAGTTATGTCTCAGCAATTGCCTGAAAATCCTAATGGAAAAAATGGCTAGAAATTTCTTTTCATCCCTCTAAAGGAAGATTTGGATACAGTTTTTATCTGATTTTTCTGCTTCAAGTGAGGAGTTGAAGTGTGATTTGGTGAAATACTCAATCAGAGGAGCATCTTGGATTTATGGCTCAGTTGAAGCAAACTGAAATCTCTTACAATTAAAGGTTGGGTCACAAATTTGAAATTAATTCTATCTAATTTTCAAAAATCCTATTTTTTATGTCTGAGTTTAGTTCATTATTTAACAGGATTGCAGAGTTAGTGCTCTGTCATTCCCCTAGCGGTGCCGAAC includes:
- a CDS encoding allophycocyanin; the encoded protein is MSVISEVILKADDELRYPTSGELKGIEEFLKTGEQRVQIAQTLAENEKKIVDQASKQLWKLHPEYIAPGGNAFGSRERSLCIRDYGWYLRLITYGIIAGDKQPIESIGLVGVREMYNALDVPVPGMADAIKCLKEASLGLLSDEEAQEAGPYFDYIIQAMS
- a CDS encoding superoxide dismutase [Fe] (SodB; iron binding; present under aerobic and anaerobic conditions; destroys free radicals) — its product is MGYELPPLPYDYTALEPAISKSTLEFHHDKHHAGYVSKYNAAVEGTELDNKPIEDVIKMVAGDESKTPIFNTGAQAWNHTFYWNSMKPNGGGKPTGELAQKIDADFGSFEKFKEAFKAAGTGQFGSGWAWLVLDQGKLQVTKTLNADNPLTKGQTPLLTMDVWEHAYYLDYQNQRGTYIDAFLDQVVNWEFAAENFAKAK